One stretch of Mycolicibacterium fallax DNA includes these proteins:
- a CDS encoding amidohydrolase family protein produces the protein MLITRAVLLDGADPGGAEPGGGGTVDIRVGDTITAVAARLKPVAGEDVLDAAGALVLPGLHDHHVHLRAAVAAHDSVRVGPPQVAGPAEFRHALRTAAPGADGWIRAVGYHDSVAGPLDAAALDAVVENLPVRVQHRSGALWIVNSAGLAVLGRTGHPDGRFHRDTEALQLPGRAPSAAALSTRLLSHGVTGLTDATPGQRPADLENLAAAAQSGEIAQRLHAMAPAGTAAVAGITLGPAKLILDDTDLDLDRVSDWIADSHRLDHPVAVHCVTDAQLVVTMAALREAGRHPGDRIEHAALVPDDCVAQLAELGVTVVTQPNFVAERGDEYLAEVPAADRHRLWRVASLRSAGIPLALSTDLPFGDADPWRVVAAAAHRRTPSGRLLGADERVSAAVALRMLLGRPQDPARPRRIAPGQPGDICVLAGNPVEALAEPDSGRVAATIIGGRVAWRR, from the coding sequence GTGCTGATCACCCGGGCGGTGCTGCTCGACGGCGCAGACCCGGGCGGTGCGGAACCCGGCGGCGGGGGCACCGTCGACATCCGGGTCGGCGACACCATCACCGCGGTCGCCGCGCGGCTCAAACCCGTTGCCGGCGAGGACGTTCTGGACGCCGCCGGCGCGCTGGTGCTGCCCGGGCTGCACGATCACCACGTGCACCTGCGGGCGGCGGTCGCCGCGCACGACTCGGTCCGGGTCGGCCCGCCGCAGGTGGCCGGCCCCGCCGAGTTCCGGCACGCGCTGCGCACCGCCGCCCCCGGGGCCGACGGCTGGATCCGGGCGGTGGGCTACCACGACAGCGTGGCGGGCCCGCTGGACGCCGCCGCCCTCGACGCCGTCGTCGAAAACCTCCCGGTCCGGGTGCAGCACCGCAGCGGCGCCCTGTGGATCGTCAACTCCGCCGGGCTGGCCGTCCTGGGCCGCACCGGCCATCCCGACGGCCGCTTCCACCGCGACACCGAGGCGCTGCAGCTGCCCGGGCGGGCCCCCTCTGCGGCGGCGCTGAGCACAAGGCTGCTGAGCCACGGCGTCACCGGGCTCACCGACGCCACCCCCGGCCAGCGCCCGGCGGACCTGGAAAACCTTGCCGCCGCAGCACAATCCGGCGAGATCGCCCAGCGCCTGCACGCGATGGCCCCGGCCGGCACCGCCGCCGTCGCCGGCATCACCCTCGGCCCGGCGAAACTCATCCTCGATGACACCGACCTGGACCTGGACCGGGTGAGCGACTGGATCGCCGACAGTCACCGCCTCGATCATCCGGTGGCCGTGCACTGCGTGACCGACGCCCAGCTGGTGGTGACGATGGCGGCGCTGCGCGAGGCGGGGCGGCACCCCGGCGATCGGATCGAGCACGCCGCGCTGGTGCCCGACGACTGCGTCGCCCAGCTCGCCGAACTGGGTGTCACCGTCGTCACCCAGCCGAACTTCGTCGCCGAGCGGGGCGATGAGTACCTGGCCGAGGTGCCCGCGGCCGACCGGCACCGGCTGTGGCGGGTCGCCAGCCTGCGGAGCGCCGGGATCCCGCTGGCGTTGTCCACCGACCTGCCGTTCGGCGATGCCGACCCGTGGCGCGTCGTCGCCGCGGCCGCACACCGGCGCACCCCGTCCGGGCGGCTGCTCGGCGCCGACGAGCGGGTCTCGGCGGCGGTGGCGCTGCGGATGCTGCTGGGCCGCCCGCAGGACCCGGCCCGGCCGCGGCGGATCGCACCCGGGCAGCCCGGGGACATCTGCGTGCTCGCCGGAAACCCGGTCGAGGCGCTCGCCGAACCGGATTCCGGCCGGGTCGCGGCCACGATCATCGGCGGCCGGGTGGCCTGGCGGCGCTGA